AAAGCAAATTTTGTTATCTTTGCCCCCTGTTTTTAAACACTTGTTAAGATAAAAAGATGTAAGATCGTCAGCGAACGATCTGAGTATGAGTATAAAAATTATAATTCATGGGATTATTACAAGAGAAGTTAGCTAAGTACGACCTGCCACAAAAGTTTATGGCACAGGGCGTTTACCCATATTTCCGTGAGATAGAAGGAAAGCAGGGTACAGAGGTAGAAATGGGCGGACACGAAGTGTTGATGTTCGGTTCCAATGCATACACTGGCCTTACGGGAGATGAAAGAGTAATTGAAGCAGGTATCAACGCCATGCATAAATATGGTTCCGGTTGCGCAGGCTCGCGCTTCTTGAATGGTACGCTTGACTTGCACGTTCAGTTGGAAAAAGAACTGGCTGCCTTTGTAGGCAAAGATGAAGCGCTCTGCTTCTCAACCGGTTTTACTGTGAATTCCGGAGTTATTCCTGCTTTGACAGACCGCAATGACTATATCATTTGCGATGACCGCGACCACGCATCTATCGTAGACGGCCGTCGTCTCTCCTTCTCTCAACAATTAAAATATAAGCATAACGATATGGTGGATCTGGAAAAGCAACTTCAAAAGTGCAACCCGGATTCAGTGAAACTAATCATAGTGGACGGTGTGTTCTCTATGGAAGGCGATTTGGCAAACTTGCCCGAAATCGTACGCTTGAAACATAAATACAACGCTACTATCATGGTAGACGAGGCTCACGGCCTGGGCGTATTCGGAAAACAAGGACGTGGTGTCTGCGACCATTTCGGTCTGACTCACGAAGTTGATTTGATTATGGGTACTTTCAGCAAATCACTGGCTTCCATCGGCGGATTTATCGCTGCTGATTCTTCTATCATCAACTGGCTACGTCACAACGCACGTACTTATATTTTCAGCGCATCCAACACTCCGGCTGCCACTGCATCTGCTCTCGAAGCTCTCCACATCATCCAGAATGAACCGGAAAGACTTGAAGCATTGTGGGAAGCTACCAACTATGCATTGAAACGTTTCCGTGAAGCTGGCTTTGAAATCGGCGCAACAGAATCACCTATCATCCCTCTTTACGTACGTGACACGGAAAAGACTTTCATGGTTACTAAAATAGCTTTTGATGAGGGTGTATTCATCAATCCGGTTATTCCGCCGGCATGTGCGCCACAAGATACTTTGGTGCGTGTGGCATTGATGGCAACTCATACGAAAGACCAGATTGACCGTGCCGTAGAAAAGCTAACCAAGGCATTTAAAGCACTGGATATTTTATAATCTACAAAGAATAGCTCACTCTTATCGGGTGAATAAAATAAAGCCTGACACAAATCAATGTGCCGGGCTTTTATTTTATCTCCCTCTAACAGGAAATCGAACTATAAACGGAGGAGCCTCTGCTTACTTCCACCTCTTTCCCCCGATGCATCCTCTTCTTTACTAAAGAGCAGCTTCGCAAATTCTTTGGCAGAACAAACCACCGAAAGTCTCCCGAATCCTTTAACACGATGATTAATCTGGGTAGCAGAGGATGATTTATCCTCTGCTACCCAGACTATTTGTATCCGGATTTAACTCCTTAACAGCCTCTTTGACCGCTTTATGAGTCGGCTTGCGATATACCTCCGCCTGTTGAACAGGGACAATTTCATTCACCATTCTTTCATATCCTTTTTTCTCTAACAAGTGTACTTCTTTTTCACCTGTTTCTTTTTGTTTTCTTGTTTTCATAAGGCTTTTCATTTTAAAATTCTTATTTATAAAACAGAAAACACCGAAGGAAAGTTCATACCCACAGATGATATATGTACAGGGAAACCACGCCCAAATATACCACTATAACTTGTTCATTCCTGCACTGTTTTGAATCCATTGCCACTAATGATTTCATTCGTTACTTTTAGGTAATTGCTTCCCTATTAATATCTATTTCATAGCCTAATGAATTTTCGTTTGACAGTTGTCGAACGAACGCTTAACTTAAGTTGAACTATCGCTTGACAGTTGTCAAACGAAAACTCATTAGGCAATCAAAAAAATAATATAGGCAAGAAGAAAAAATAAAAGTAGCATAGTAGCGAGATATAATTAACTATAGCATAGTTTATTCATTCTCGCACGGAGATGAAACAAACTTTTAAGTCGGTTGCCCTGATTTATGTATACCCTTTCTATAATATATAAATTAAATCATATATTTGTGTTTTCATTCAACTTGTCCTTTTAATAAATTATGAAAGAAAACAAATATAATAACAGCCATTTTTTCAGTCAGTATTCTCAAATGTCCCGTTCGGTAGAAGGCCTGAAAGGAGCCGGAGAATGGCATATATTGCAGAAAATGCTCCCCGATTTTGCAGGGAAAAGAGTTTTGGACTTAGGCTGCGGATTCGGTTGGCATTGCGCCTATGCGATAGAACACGGAGCGACACACGTTACCAGAATTGATATTTCGGAGAAAATGCTCGAAGAAGCCCGGAAAAGAAATCCTTCTTCACTCATTGAATATCAATGCATG
The Bacteroides luhongzhouii DNA segment above includes these coding regions:
- the spt gene encoding serine palmitoyltransferase yields the protein MGLLQEKLAKYDLPQKFMAQGVYPYFREIEGKQGTEVEMGGHEVLMFGSNAYTGLTGDERVIEAGINAMHKYGSGCAGSRFLNGTLDLHVQLEKELAAFVGKDEALCFSTGFTVNSGVIPALTDRNDYIICDDRDHASIVDGRRLSFSQQLKYKHNDMVDLEKQLQKCNPDSVKLIIVDGVFSMEGDLANLPEIVRLKHKYNATIMVDEAHGLGVFGKQGRGVCDHFGLTHEVDLIMGTFSKSLASIGGFIAADSSIINWLRHNARTYIFSASNTPAATASALEALHIIQNEPERLEALWEATNYALKRFREAGFEIGATESPIIPLYVRDTEKTFMVTKIAFDEGVFINPVIPPACAPQDTLVRVALMATHTKDQIDRAVEKLTKAFKALDIL